A genomic region of Magnolia sinica isolate HGM2019 chromosome 6, MsV1, whole genome shotgun sequence contains the following coding sequences:
- the LOC131248712 gene encoding protein NTM1-like 9 — protein MEFSALPLGFRFRPTDEELINHYLKGKINGRRSFEDVMREIDVCKCEPWDLPSKSVIISDDPEWFFFSPRDRKYPNGHRSNRATEAGYWKATGKDRTIKSGLKRIGMKKTLVFYRGRAPNGERTNYIMHEYRVTGNEGDVGQGAFVICRLFRKPEENGTSNFDEVDPSGYSPTTTKSSPDDTQHAGDSVEQSATPSNQGLPESDMREDPQPSVETVEETVNIKRWLADKADNGTAFPPASEGSQCNSTLASDVGDREEVEALLENFYVPTFEPLYPSYINPQMHIGLGPYVDPPYYDVYGNGPPAGLFQDNTAEQDASSVDLVSELFDKVINDNHGEHSSEGQTSAGFGINPSGVFQAQGPMLQCQAYGATQSVEPWELSSMVSASSSEADAELSRSPVDPKPVPSVFPSEPEFQHVDSMDTAFAHAGPPLDGSYGKQNMGVIRDDHLGPDIYSLNSTTGSLHDMFNNREELTSQNSLTDSIDGRDGTGIKIRARQPLQSSQTLTLRQGFAPRRILLQISHTTGKGSELSRDKECHEPQMACTTSKDSELNRDKECREAETVISKAEGNVEDTNGKGAQSEGNVEDTDGVAQAEGNVEDTKGQGMEASKPIQDTNPEDSSNHDGTHTSVKPQMPTCSSGLHLANNSHHKEACLPNSGNEGRCMILQSSSGPRLRVKPDDKTGSSNQHGPSVLFGDQHAASNTRSPYISIVYAGLFIILAILFVGVWRCLTS, from the exons ATGGAGTTTTCGGCTCTGCCCTTGGGATTCAGATTCCGTCCGACGGACGAAGAGCTCATTAACCACTACTTGAAGGGCAAAATCAATGGACGCAGATCTTTCGAGGATGTGATGAGGGAAATCGACGTGTGCAAGTGCGAGCCATGGGATTTACCAA GTAAATCGGTGATTATATCTGATGATCCGGAGTGGTTTTTCTTTTCCCCCCGCGATCGTAAGTATCCTAATGGGCACCGGTCAAACCGGGCCACCGAAGCTGGGTATTGGAAAGCAACGGGTAAGGATCGGACAATCAAGTCGGGGTTGAAACGGATCGGGATGAAGAAGACTCTGGTTTTCTATAGAGGGCGTGCTCCGAATGGTGAGAGGACTAATTATATAATGCACGAGTACCGCGTAACTGGAAATGAGGGGGATGTGGGGCAG GGTGCTTTTGTTATTTGCCGTCTATTCAGAAAGCCCGAGGAGAATGGAACATCTAACTTCGATGAGGTGGACCCGAGTGGCTACTCTCCTACCACGACCAAGTCCTCTCCTGATGACACACAGCATGCAGGAGATTCTGTGGAGCAGTCTGCGACCCCATCAAACCAAGGATTACCTGAATCGGATATGCGAGAGGACCCACAACCATCGGTTGAAACAGTTGAAGAAACTGTGAATATTAAGAGGTGGTTAGCGGACAAAGCAGACAATGGAACAGCTTTTCCTCCAGCATCAGAAGGGAGCCAGTGCAATAGCACTTTGGCTTCTGATGTAGGTGATCGTGAGGAG GTGGAAGCACTGCTGGAAAATTTCTACGTGCCAACATTTGAGCCGCTCTATCCTTCATATATCAATCCACAGATGCACATTGGCCTAGGGCCTTATGTGGACCCTCCATACTATGACGTATATGGAAATGGACCACCAGCTGGGCTGTTTCAGGATAACACAGCTGAGCAGGATGCTTCATCTGTCGACTTGGTCTCAGAGTTATTTGATAAAGTGATCAATGATAATCATGGTGAACATTCCTCTGAAGGGCAAACCAGTGCTGGATTTGGAATCAACCCCAGTGGTGTTTTCCAGGCTCAAGGTCCGATGTTACAGTGCCAGGCTTATGGTGCTACACAGAGTGTCGAACCATGGGAACTCTCAAGCATGGTTAGTGCATCCAGTAGTGAAGCAGATGCTGAATTATCAAGATCTCCT gtggatccaaagccAGTACCCTCTGTGTTTCCCTCTGAGCCAGAGTTTCAACATGTGGATTCTATGGATACAGCATTTGCGCATGCTGGGCCTCCACTTGATGGTTCATATGGAAAGCAAAATATGGGTGTGATCCGTGATGACCATCTTGGGCCAGACATTTACTCGCTCAATTCCACCACCGGGTCCTTGCATGACATGTTCAATAATCGCGAGGAATTGACCAGTCAGAATAGTTTGACTGACAGTATTGATGGCCGTGATGGGACCGGAATCAAGATAAGGGCCCGCCAGCCGCTGCAAAGTTCTCAAACACTTACGTTGAGGCAGGGCTTTGCCCCAAGGAGGATTCTTCTACAAATTTCTCATACTACCGGCAAGGGCAGTGAGTTGAGCAGGGACAAAGAATGCCATGAGCCACAAATGGCTTGTACTACCAGCAAGGATAGTGAGTTGAACAGAGACAAAGAATGCCGTGAAGCTGAAACAGTAATATCTAAG GCTGAAGGAAATGTGGAAGATACCAACGGAAAAGGAGCGCAGTCTGAAGGAAATGTGGAAGATACCGATGGAGTTGCACAGGCTGAAGGAAATGTGGAAGATACTAAGGGACAAGGAATGGAAGCATCAAAACCCATTCAAGACACTAACCCTGAGGATTCCTCTAATCATG ATGGGACACACACATCTGTGAAGCCCCAAATGCCCACCTGTTCATCAGGCCTGCACCTTGCCAACAATTCCCATCACAAAGAAGCATGCCTTCCCAATTCTGGCAATGAAGGGCGTTGTATGATCCTACAGTCAAGTTCAGGTCCAAGGTTGAGAGTGAAGCCGGATGATAAAACAGGCAGCAGCAACCAGCATGGCCCATCCGTCCTATTTGGGGACCAGCATGCAGCATCTAACACCCGTTCCCCGTATATCTCTATAGTCTATGCAGGTCTATTTATAATCCTTGCCATACTGTTTGTAGGTGTATGGAGGTGCCTTACATCATGA